Part of the Paracoccus sp. MC1862 genome, CCTTCGGCGAACTTCAGGGGGACGCCATGCGGCTCGGTCCCGATGCGGCCGGGACCACGGTTCTTGAATTGAACGGGAACGTGCGGCTGCTATACCGCCCCTGACCCCCGCCGCTGGAAGGAGCCGACCATGCTGCGTTCCCTGATCCTGCCCGGCCTCCTTGCGCTGGCCCTGCCGCTTGCCGCCGCCGCCCAGACCGTGGGCTTCGGCGCCATGCGGGCCGATGCCGATGCCCCGGTCGAGGTGACCTCCGATGCCCTGCGGGTGAACCAGGACACGGGCGAGGCCGTCTTCACCGGCAACGTGCTGATCGGGCAGGGGCAGATGCGGCTCTCGGCCCAGTCCGTGACCGTGGTTTATGCCGAGGGCGGGCAGAATCGCATCCGGTCCCTCAATGCCACAGGCGGCGTCACGCTGGTCAGCGGCCCCGACGCGGCCGAGGCCGCCGGGGCCGTCTATGACGTCGAGGCCGGGACCGTGGTCCTGACCGGCGATGCCATCGTCACCCGCGGGGAAAGCGTGCTGGCCGGCGACCGGATCGAGGTCGATCTGAACGACGGCACCGCCTCGGTTTCCGGCCGGGTGCGGACGGTGCTGCAGCCGGGCCAGAACTGATGCCGCCTGCCTCTGCCTCATCGGGCCTGCAGGTCGATGGACTGCGGAAATCCTATCGCAACCGCCCGGTGATCCGCGACGTCTCGATACGGCTGAACCGGGGCGAGGTCGTGGCGCTTCTGGGGCCGAACGGCTCGGGCAAGACCACCTGCTTCTACTGCATCGCGGGGCTGGTCATGCCAGACGCGGGCCGCATCGTCATCGACGGGCGCGATGTCAGCGCCTTGCCGATGTTCCGCCGCGCCCGCATGGGCATCGGCTACCTGCCGCAGGAGATGTCGATCTTCCGCGGCCTTTCGGTCGAGCAGAACATCATGGCTGTCCTCGAAGTCGCCGGCCGCGAGCGCCGCCAGAGCCGCGAGCGGCTGGAGGAGCTGCTGGGCGATTTTTCCATTGGCCACCTGCGCCACGCCCCCGCGCTGGCGCTGTCGGGGGGCGAGCGGCGGCGGGTGGAAATCGCCCGCTGCCTCGCCTCGGACCCCGCCTTCCTTTTGCTGGACGAACCCTTCGCGGGCGTCGACCCCATCGCCGTGGGCGAGATCCGGGGCCTCGTCCATGATCTGAAGACGCGGGGCATCGGCGTCCTCATCACCGACCACAACGTGCGCGAGACGCTGGGGATCGTGGATCGCGCCTATATCCTGCACGACGGCCGGGTGCTGATGTCGGGCACCACCGCCGCCATCGTCGAGGACCCGCGCGTGCGCGAGGTCTACCTGGGCGAAGGCTTTACCCTGGGCTGAGCACCGGCGATCTTTACCATAAATGCAGGCGCGGCGTCGCTGCGGGCCTGCGCCGATTGACACCGGGGGCACGCTGTTCCCAAATAAAGAAAGGAGCCCGGTCGCGGGCTCTTGTCACCGGTCGGTTTGCGCCGGCAGCGGCGCAACCACCGGCTCGGCTCACGGAAAGGAAAAAATCATGCGCTATCAGATCAGTGGACGACAGATCGATATCGGCGAGGCGCTGTCCACCCATGTCGAGACCGAACTGGACGCGACCTTCGGCAAATACGCCCAGCGTCCGACCGACTCCACGGTGATCTTTTCGCGCGATGCCCACAACCTGACCTGCGACGCGGTGGTCCATCTGTCCACCGGCCTGACGGTTCAGGCCAAGGGGCAGGACCCCGACAACATCTACGCCGCCTTCGAGAAGTGCCGCGAGAAGATGGACAAGCAGGTGCGCCGCTACAAGCGTCGCCTGAAGGACCATCACAAGGACCGTAGCGAGCCGGTTGTATACGGCACCGCCGCAAGCTATGTGCTGGCCGCCAACGAGGATGAATGGGAATCGCAGGACGATACGGGCCTGCAGCCCATCATCGTCGCAGAGATGGAGACCCGGGTGCCGACCCTGTCGGTCGGCGACGCGGTCATGCAGATGGAGCTTGCGGGCGCGCCGATGCTGGTCTTCCGCAACGAGAAACACGGAGGGGTCAATGTGGTCCACCGCCGCGAGGACGGCAACGTGGGCTGGATCGACCCCCGCAACCTGAGCTGACGCCGCAGCGTTAGCATGAAAGCCGGGCAGGTTCGCGCCTGTCCGGCTCTTACGCCGCGGACCAAGGACGGGCAGGACAGCAGCACATGCGCATCAGCGACATTCTTTCCCCTGCGGCGGTCCGCTCGCAGGCGCAGGTCAGTTCCAAGAAGCGGCTTTTCCACGACATCGCGGAAATGGCCGCGCAGGCCTACAAGCTGGACCCCGCGGCGACGCTGGACGCGCTGCAGGAACGCGAAAGCCTGGGCGCGACCGGCGTGGGCCACGGGGTCGCGCTGCCCCACGCCCGCATTCCCGGCCTCGACCGCGTGGCGGGGCTGTTCCTGCGGCTGGAAAAGCCGATGGACTTCGACGCCGTGGATCGCCAGCCGGTGGACCTGGTCTTCGCCCTGCTGGCGCCCGACACGCCGGGCGTCGAGCATCTGAAGGCGCTGGCGCTGGTCAGCCGCACCCTGCGCGACGGCGACATGCGCACGAAGCTGCGCGCCAACGACGACCCGGTGGCGCTGCACGCGGTGCTGGCTGCGGCGCAGGACCTCTCGACGGTCTAGCGTGCGCCTGCCACGTCGATGATGGCGCCCGAGGTATAGCTCGCGGCGTCCGAGATCAGCCACAGGATCGCCGCCGCGACTTCCTCGGGGCGGCCAACGCGCCCCCAGGGAAGCTGCGGGCCGACGGTCGCGATGCGATCCGGCTCTCCCCCGTCCGCGTGGATGTCGGTCGCGATGATTCCCGGGCGCACGCCGTTGACGCGGACCCGGCGCGGGGCGAGTTCCGCCGCAAGCCCGATCACCAGCGTGTCGATCCCGCCCTTGGTCGCCGCGTAATCGACGTATTTGCCGGGCGAGCCCAGCCTGGCGGCGACCGAGGAGACCAGCACGATCGCGCCGCCGTCCCCCAGCCGCCGCGCCACCTCGCGCGCGCAGTAAAGCGTCCCGGTCAGGTTGATCCGCACCATGCGGTCAAGCCTTTCGGGCGTCATCTCAGCCAGCGGCATCACCGGCGCCACGATGCCTGCGTTGATCACCACCGCGTCCAGCCCGCCCATCGCCGCCTCTGCCGCGTCGAACAGCCCTGCTACCTGCGCAGGATCGCCCACGTCGGCGGCATGGGCGCTCGCCGTCCCTCCGGCGGCGCGGATGGCGGCCAGCGTTTCCCGCGCGGCGGCCTCGTTGCGGCTGTAGCCCATCATGGTGGGCCAGCCGCGCTCGGCGCAGCCAGTCGCCGTCGCCCGACCGATGCCGCGGGTGCCGCCGGTAATGAGCGTTCTCATGGCAGGTATCCCTCGAATGTGATGTTGCGGGCGACGCGTCGGGCGGCGGCTTCTTCCAGCGGCGAGCGGATCGTCCAGCAGAGCACCGGCACGCCCCGCGCCGCCAACCGCCCAACGGCCGGATTCCCGAGATCCCGGTGATCGTGCGAGACGAAGGTTGCGCCGATCTCCTCGAAGTCCTCCAGCCGCGCCAGGGCGGCCCGGCGCTTCTGCGGGACGCCTGGCCAAGAGCGCTTGGGAAAGGCGCAACTGGTCAGCCCGACGGTCAGGGCCGGGTCGCCCTCGCGCAGCGCACGGACGGCGCAGGGATTGAAGGACATGACCGCGACCGGATGCCCCTTGGCGGCATGGGGGCAAACGGCCTCCGCCACCCGCGCCGGCAGGTCGCCCATTCCCGGACCGAGGGCGCCGTCCTGATCCTTGATCTCGATCAGCACCGGCACCCGGCCCGCGACGATCTCCAGCACCTGCGCGAGCGTCGAGATCGTCTGATCCGTCCCCAGAAGTCGCCGTGCCGCCGCCTCGGCCACGGACAGCGCGGCCACTCGCCCGTCTGTTCCGGTCAACCGGAACAACTCCTCGTCATGGAACACCAGCGGCGTTCCGTCCGCTGCGGGCTGCACGTCAAGCTCGATGCCATAGCCGCGCTCCATCGCCGCGCGGAAGGCGGCCATCGAGTTCTCGGGGACACCCGGCCCGTGCAACCCGCGATGGGCAAGGGGGCGAGACAGGAAATCGGGATGCAGCATGGAGGGATGCTCTGGCGGATGGCGCAGGACCGGGGGCCAGCCCCCATCGTCGTATACAACGCGATCCCGGGATATTTCCACGAAGAAGAACGGCTTCAGGCGAGTTCGAAGATGGCCTCGATTTCCACCGCGACGCCACGAGGCAGGGCCGCGGCGCTGACGGCGGCCCGGGCGTGGCGGCCGGCCTCGCCGAAGACCTCGACCATCAGGTCCGAGCAGCCGTTGATGACCTCGGGCTGGTCGGTGAACTCGGGCGTCGAGTTGACGAAGCCCGTCAGCTTCACCACCCGCGCGATCCCGTCGAGCGAGCCCAGCGCCGCCCGCGCCTGCGCGATCAGTGCAAGGCCGCAGGCCCGCGCGGCGGCGGCACCCTGCGCGACATCCATGTCCTCGCCCAGCCTGCCGCGGATCAACCCCTCGGAGCCGGCGGCGATCTGGCCCGAGACGAACAGCAGCTTGCCGCTTTGCACGAAGGGCACGTAGTTCGCCGCCGGCATCGGCGCGTCGGGCAGGATGATGTTCAACTGGCGCAGGCGAGCGTCGTGGGACATGGAAACCTCCGGTCATGTGGTCGCGCCGAGGCTATCCGTCCCCGCTCGGCTGCGCCACCCCGCGCCCGTCGGGCCGGACCCAAATATCCCGGGGGAGCCGAAAGCGGGGGCAGCCCCCCATCTTCATGCCACCAGCGCCTCGGCCAGCCGCAGGTCCACGCTGACAAGCTGGCTCACCCCCGGTTCCACCATCGTGACGCCGAACAGCCGGTCCATGCGGGCCATCGTCACCGCATGATGGGTGATGATCAGGAAGCGCGTGTCGGTGCGCCGCGTCATCTCGTCCAGCAGGTCGCAGAAGCGGGTGACATTGGCATCGTCCAGCGGCGCGTCCACCTCGTCCAGCACGCAGATCGGGGCGGGGGTGGCCAGGAAGACCGCGAAGATCAGCGCCAGCGCCGTCAACGTCTGCTCGCCCCCCGACAGCAGGCTGAGGGTCGCAAGCTTCTTGCCCGGTGGCTGGGCGAGGATCTCCAGCCCGGCCTCCAGCGGGTCGTCGGATTCGACCAGCACCAGCCGGGCCTCGCCGCCGCCGAAGAGATGGGTGAACAGCGCCCCGAAGCTGGCGTTCACCGTGTCGAAGGCGGCCAGCAGCCGCTCGCGCCCTTCGCGGTTCAGGCTGCCGATGCCGGCGCGCAGCCGGGCGATGGCCGCGGTCAGGTCGTCCTTCTCGGCGGCAAGCCGGGCACGCTCCTCCTCCAGCACGCGCTTGTCCTCCTCGGCGCGGAGGTTCACGGGGCCGAGGACGTCCCGCTGGGTCCGCAGCCGCGAAATGTCGGATTCAAGCTGGGCGGAGGGCGGGGGCGCGTCGGTATCGCCCAGGGTTTGCGCCAGCGCCTCGGGGGGGGTGCCGTCCGTGTCCTCGGCGATGCGGGCGCGGGCCTGAGCTTCGGCCTCGCGGGCGGCATCCGCGCGTGCTTCGCGGGTCGCGCGGGCCTCGCGCCCGGCGCTCGCAGCGCGCTCGGCGTCCCGCTCGGCACCGGCGGCGGCCAGCAGGGCGGCATCCCCCGCCGCAAGGGCCGCGCGGGCACGGGCCAGGCGGACTTCGGCCTCCGCCACGCGCTGCGACAGCGCGGCGCGGCGCTGGGCAAGAATGGCGGGCTGGACCTCGGCTCCCGCCAGTTCCGCCGCCGTGACATCCCGCCGCGCCTGCAGTTCGGCCGCGCGGGTTCCGGCCTGATCGAGCCGCTGGCGCCAGCCGGAGGCGTCCTTGGCGATCGCCTCCAGCCGCTTCAGCCGCCCCTCGCCCTCGCGCCGCAACTCGTCCAGCGCGCCGTGCCGGGAAAGGGTGGCGATGCGCGCGGCCTCGACGGCGGTTTTTGCCTGATCGACAGCTGTCGCCGCTGCGCTGCGGTCGGGCAGGGCCGACAGGGCGGCCCGCGCCTCGGCCAGCCTGCGGGCGGCGTCGGCGGCATCGCCTGCATGACGGGCGCGCTCGGCCCGCGCGGCCTCGGCGCGGCCCTGGGCAAGCGACAGGTCCGAATCGGCGCGGGTGGCGGCGCGAAGGCTGTCCGAAAGCGCCCGCTCGGCGGCCCGGCTGGCCTCGCGGGCCGAGGTTTCGGCACCCGTTGCGTCCTTCAACGCGGCGCGGGCGGTTTCATGGATGGCGATGGCGGCATCGGCGCGGGTGCGCGCGGATTCAGCCTGCGCGATGGTGTCCTTCAGCCGGTTCACCTGCTGCAGATGCAGGGCGGCGGCGGATGTCGCCTCTCCTGCCGGCAGCGCCAGCCCGTCCCAGCGGAAGAGGTCGCCCGCGCGTGTGACAAGCCGTTGGCCGGGGCGAAGGTGCGGCTGCATCCGGGCGGCGCTTGCGGCATCCGCGACAAGGCCGATCTGGGCCAAGCGGCGGGAAAGGGCAGGGGCGCCTTGAACCTGCGCGCCAAGCGGGGCCGCGCCTTCGGGCAGGGCCGGGTCGTCGTCGGGGATGGACAGGGTCCGCCAGCCGAGGCCTTCGTCGGTCACGGGCAGCCGCAGGTCGTCGCCGAGCGCCGCGCCCAGCGCAACCTCGAAGCCCGGCGCAACGGTGAGGGCGTCCAGCAGCGCGCCCGCCTCGGCCCGGCCACGGGCGAGGAGGCGGGATAGGGCGCTGCGCTCGGCCTCCAGCGCGGCGGCCTCGCCCTCGGCATGGGCGCGGGTCGCGCGGGCGGCGGTTTCGGCATCGCTTGCGGCGGCGCGGTCGGTCTCGGCGGCAGAAAGGCGGGCCTCGGCTTGCGTTGCGGCGGCGCGGGTGGCTTCCTGCGCGGCCTGCGCCTGCGCCAGGGTGGCTTCGGCCTCGCGGCCTGCAGCTTCGGCGCGGGTGACAGCAGCTTCTGCCTCGGTCTGGGCGCGCTCGGCTCGCTCGCGCATGACGCGCAGGTCCGCGACCAGCCGCTCGGCGGACTGGTGGCGGGCGGCGAGGCGGGCCGCTTCGTCGGTGAGTTCACCAAGCCGCGCCTCGATCCCGCGCAGGGCAGTGGCAGCATCCTCGGCGGCGATCTGGGCTGCAGCAAGCCGGTCTTCATGGCCGGCATCGGCCTGCTCCAGTTCCTCGCGTTCGTGTGTCAGCCGTGCCAGAACCTCGCCCGCGTCGCGGTTCAACGCGGACTCGCGCTCACTGTCGCGGTCGAGTTGGGCAAGGCGGGCGGTCAGAGTGGCAAGCGTGTCACGGGCGCGGGCCTCGGCGTCGTCCAGCGCCTCGGCCTCGGCGGCGGCCCGGGCCTGGATCGCGGCGGCGATGCTGTCCTCATCGCGGAGGGCGGGCAGGGCGGCCTCGGCCTGCGCTCGCGCGGTGGTGGCTGCGCGGGCAGCGGCCTCGGCCTGCGCGGCGGTTGCGCGGGCTTCGGCGAAGGCCGTGAGTGCCGCCGTCAGCGCGGCCTGCGCTTCGGACCAGCGTCGGTAAACCAGCGCGCCCTCAGCCCGGCGCAGGGCCGCGCCGATCTCGCGGTAGCGCGCCGCCGTCCGCGCCTGCCGCGCCAGCGCCGCCGCCTGCGCGGCCAACTGTTCCAGCGTGTCGTCCACGCGGGTCAGGTTCTGCTCGGCCCCGTTCAGCCGCAACTCGGCCTCGTGCCGGCGCTGGTAGAGCCCGCCGATGCCCGCCGCTTCCTCCAGCACCCGGCGCCGCGCCTTGGGGCGGGCGTTGATCAGCTCGGAAATCTGCCCCTGCCGCACCAGCGCGGGCGACTGCGCCCCGGTCGAGGCATCCGCGAACAGCATCTGCACGTCCCGCGCCCGCACCTCGCGCCCGTTGATGCGATAGGCCGAGCCGGCATCGCGGGTGATCCGCCGCGTCACGTCCAGCGTGTCGGCGTCGTTGAAGCCGACGGGGGCAAGCCGGGCGCGGTTGTCGAGGGCCAGCGTCACCTCGGCCCGACCCTTGGCGGGGCGGCGGGTGGTGCCGGCGAAGATCACGTCCTCCATCCCGTCGCCGCGCATGGCGGTCGGGCGGCTTTCGCCCATGACCCAGCGCAGGGCTTCCAGCAGGTTCGACTTGCCGCAGCCATTGGGGCCGACGACGCCGGTCAGCCCCTGGAGGATGACCAGTTCGGTCGGGTCCACGAAGCTTTTGAAGCCGGAAAGGCGAAGGCGGTCGAACTGCAAGCGGGTTTCCTTTGATCCGCGGCGATTCAACCTGTGCGCGCGGGCAAGTCAACGCGGGCCGCGGTTTTCCGAAAGGCGAAAAGCCGGGTGCTTCCAATCGGCCCGGCCCGTGCTAACCATGCGGCATGGTCCCGGCGCTTGTCACCATCCTGTGCTTCCAGCTTGTCGGGGAGGTCATCTCCCGCGGGCTGGACCTGCCCCTGCCGGGTCCGGTCGTGGGGCTGGTGCTGCTGCTGGGCGCGATGCGGCTGCGGCCCGGCCTTGCCGGCTGGCTGCGGCCGGTGGGGGAGGGGGTGCTGGCGCATCTGTCGCTGTTCTTCGTGCCCGCTGGCGTCGGCATCGTCGCGCATCTGCCACTTTTGCGCGAACACGGGCTGGCGCTGCTGGTGGCGATCGTCGTCTCAACCGTGCTGGCGCTGGTCGCGGGGTCCGGGGCCTTTATCTTCGTCGCCCGCCTCACCGGACAGGAGGAGCGATGAACGCCGACCCCGCCTTGATCTGGGCCTATCTTTCCCAAGGGCCGCTGCTGTGGCTGACGGCGACACTGATGGGATATGCGCTGGGCGAGGCGGCTTTCCGCGCCGCAGGACGCCAAAGCTGGGCCAACCCGGTGCTGATCGCCGTCATCCTGCTTGGGCTGCTGCTGACGGTGACCGGCACACCCTATGCCACCTATTTCGAGGGCGCGCAGTTCGTCCATTTCATGCTTGGCCCCGCGACGGTCTGCCTTGCGCTGCCGATGCACGACAACCTGCCGCAAATGCGGGCGGCGGCGCTGCCGATCCTCGCGGGGCTGGTGGCGGCCTCGGTAGTGGCGGTCGTCTCGGCCCTTGCGATCGCGCGGGCCTTCGGGCTGGGGGCCGAGGTCATGGCCTCGCTCGCCCCCAAGTCTACCACGGCGCCCGTCGCCATCGGCATCGCCGAGAGGCTGGGCGGGCAGCCCACGCTGACCGCGGTGCTGGTGCTGCTGACGGGCATCCTCGGTGCGATCATCGTGACGCCGCTGTTCGACGCGCTGGGCTTTCGCGACTGGCGGGCGCGGGGGCTTGCGGTCGGGACCGCCGCGCATGGGATCGGGACGGCGCGGGCGTTCCAGGTGAACCCCACGGCCGGGGCATTCGCCGGGATCGGCATGGGGCTGAACGCCGTGCTGACCGCGATCATCGCGCCGCTGGCGCTGCGGTTCTTCGGCTGAAACGAAAAAGGCCGCCCGGATGGGGCGGCCTGTGATGCGATGAACCCGCAGCTTACGCGGCCTCGGCTTCCTCGGCCTCGGCGGCCATGCGGCGTTCGCTTTCCTCGCGCGACAGCGCGACCGAGGTGCGCACGCCCTTGCTGACGAATTCGACCAGCCCCTTCACCACCCGCTCATTCGGGTCGATGCCGGCGCAGCTGAGAACCTCGCGCCCGTCGCGCGACCGCGCCCACCGGGCGATCTGTTCGGCCCCGTTGCCGTATTTCTTGTCATCCGCAATGGCATCGTCCAGCGCCGCCAGAACAACGGCGGCGAAAAGCTTGCGGGCCCGCTGCCCCTGTTCGAAATTGAATGCCGAGCCGTCCACGAAATCACGCATGAAGTTTCCTGTCTTTCTCACCCCGCCAACGCGAGGAGCGGGGTCGCCGGCCCCGAGTGTTCTTTGCCCTGAAGGGTGTCGCGAAGGATTAGCCTGTCACGACACCGATTCGTTATCCCCTTGCCCGCAACCCCGCCATGCATCCCACGCAAACCCGCAGCGATCCACATATACTGCGTTTTTCGCGACGATTTGATGGCACTTGGGGCATCAAGGCCGCTTGACAACCCGCGGCATTGTCAAAAGTTGCCTGCAACTTAACTAAAAAGGGTTACTGTCATGCCGCCGTCCGGCTGGCGAGAACCACCCCGGCGATGACCAGCGCCCCGGCCGCCAGTTCCAGAAGGCGGGGCCTTTCGCCCAGCATCACCCAGGCGGACGAAAAGCCCACGATGGGCACCAGCATCGACCAGGGCGCGACCTCGCTGGCGGGATAGCGCGACATCAGCGTGTTCCAGATGCCGTAGCCCAGGACCGTGGCGAAGACGATGATGTAAAGCAGGCCGAGGTTGGCGGGCATGGCTGCAGTCGTGAAGGCGCCGCCCAGCGCAGGGACGATTCGGGGGCCCTCCATCAGCAGCGACAGCAAGAACAGGGGAATGGGCGGGACGATCGACATCCACATCGTCAGGTGCAGGGGCTTTGGCGCACGCGCCAGCCGCGAGCAGATGTTGCCGACGGCCCAGCCCAGCGCGGCCAACAGCGTCAGCATCATCGGTAGCAGCGCCGCCGATTGCGCGCGGGCGGTGCCGATGATCGTCAGCCCCAGCACGGCAAGGCCGATGCCCGCCAGCCGCAGGGGCGTCAGCCGCTCGCCCAGGAAAGCGGCCGCCAGAAGGATGGTGAAGGGCGCCGAGGCCTGCAGCACCAGCGAGGCAAGCCCAGCCGGCATCCCCGTCGCCATTCCCAGGTAAAGGAACGAGAATTGCATGACGCCCAGCCCCAGCCCCGTGCCGATCAACCAGCGAAGCCTGACCTGCGGGAAGGGGACGAACAGGATCGCCGGGATCGCCATCAGGACAAAGCGCAGGGTGGCCGCCAGAAACGGCGGGTAATGGTCCAGCATCAGCGCGGTGGCCGGGAAGTTCAGTCCCCACAGCACCGGCACCAGCAGGACCAGCCCGCGATCGCCCCCCTGCATCCGCCGCCCTTTCGTGAAAATCGCCGCAATGGAGCCGATCCATGCGGCCGCCGCAAGCCTCAGCCGAACAGGTCCAGTTGTTCGGGCTGCGGGCCCTGCGGCAGGGGGCAGAGGCTCGACAGCGTGATCCCCAGAAGCCGCACCCCGCGCGGATCGGGCAGCACCTGCGGCAGCAGGGCCGTGGCCTGCGCCAGCA contains:
- the lptA gene encoding lipopolysaccharide transport periplasmic protein LptA, encoding MLRSLILPGLLALALPLAAAAQTVGFGAMRADADAPVEVTSDALRVNQDTGEAVFTGNVLIGQGQMRLSAQSVTVVYAEGGQNRIRSLNATGGVTLVSGPDAAEAAGAVYDVEAGTVVLTGDAIVTRGESVLAGDRIEVDLNDGTASVSGRVRTVLQPGQN
- the lptB gene encoding LPS export ABC transporter ATP-binding protein, producing MPPASASSGLQVDGLRKSYRNRPVIRDVSIRLNRGEVVALLGPNGSGKTTCFYCIAGLVMPDAGRIVIDGRDVSALPMFRRARMGIGYLPQEMSIFRGLSVEQNIMAVLEVAGRERRQSRERLEELLGDFSIGHLRHAPALALSGGERRRVEIARCLASDPAFLLLDEPFAGVDPIAVGEIRGLVHDLKTRGIGVLITDHNVRETLGIVDRAYILHDGRVLMSGTTAAIVEDPRVREVYLGEGFTLG
- the hpf gene encoding ribosome hibernation-promoting factor, HPF/YfiA family, which codes for MRYQISGRQIDIGEALSTHVETELDATFGKYAQRPTDSTVIFSRDAHNLTCDAVVHLSTGLTVQAKGQDPDNIYAAFEKCREKMDKQVRRYKRRLKDHHKDRSEPVVYGTAASYVLAANEDEWESQDDTGLQPIIVAEMETRVPTLSVGDAVMQMELAGAPMLVFRNEKHGGVNVVHRREDGNVGWIDPRNLS
- a CDS encoding PTS sugar transporter subunit IIA, with translation MRISDILSPAAVRSQAQVSSKKRLFHDIAEMAAQAYKLDPAATLDALQERESLGATGVGHGVALPHARIPGLDRVAGLFLRLEKPMDFDAVDRQPVDLVFALLAPDTPGVEHLKALALVSRTLRDGDMRTKLRANDDPVALHAVLAAAQDLSTV
- a CDS encoding SDR family oxidoreductase, which encodes MRTLITGGTRGIGRATATGCAERGWPTMMGYSRNEAAARETLAAIRAAGGTASAHAADVGDPAQVAGLFDAAEAAMGGLDAVVINAGIVAPVMPLAEMTPERLDRMVRINLTGTLYCAREVARRLGDGGAIVLVSSVAARLGSPGKYVDYAATKGGIDTLVIGLAAELAPRRVRVNGVRPGIIATDIHADGGEPDRIATVGPQLPWGRVGRPEEVAAAILWLISDAASYTSGAIIDVAGAR
- a CDS encoding glycerophosphodiester phosphodiesterase family protein — encoded protein: MLHPDFLSRPLAHRGLHGPGVPENSMAAFRAAMERGYGIELDVQPAADGTPLVFHDEELFRLTGTDGRVAALSVAEAAARRLLGTDQTISTLAQVLEIVAGRVPVLIEIKDQDGALGPGMGDLPARVAEAVCPHAAKGHPVAVMSFNPCAVRALREGDPALTVGLTSCAFPKRSWPGVPQKRRAALARLEDFEEIGATFVSHDHRDLGNPAVGRLAARGVPVLCWTIRSPLEEAAARRVARNITFEGYLP
- a CDS encoding RidA family protein, which encodes MSHDARLRQLNIILPDAPMPAANYVPFVQSGKLLFVSGQIAAGSEGLIRGRLGEDMDVAQGAAAARACGLALIAQARAALGSLDGIARVVKLTGFVNSTPEFTDQPEVINGCSDLMVEVFGEAGRHARAAVSAAALPRGVAVEIEAIFELA
- a CDS encoding chromosome segregation SMC family protein, with the protein product MQFDRLRLSGFKSFVDPTELVILQGLTGVVGPNGCGKSNLLEALRWVMGESRPTAMRGDGMEDVIFAGTTRRPAKGRAEVTLALDNRARLAPVGFNDADTLDVTRRITRDAGSAYRINGREVRARDVQMLFADASTGAQSPALVRQGQISELINARPKARRRVLEEAAGIGGLYQRRHEAELRLNGAEQNLTRVDDTLEQLAAQAAALARQARTAARYREIGAALRRAEGALVYRRWSEAQAALTAALTAFAEARATAAQAEAAARAATTARAQAEAALPALRDEDSIAAAIQARAAAEAEALDDAEARARDTLATLTARLAQLDRDSERESALNRDAGEVLARLTHEREELEQADAGHEDRLAAAQIAAEDAATALRGIEARLGELTDEAARLAARHQSAERLVADLRVMRERAERAQTEAEAAVTRAEAAGREAEATLAQAQAAQEATRAAATQAEARLSAAETDRAAASDAETAARATRAHAEGEAAALEAERSALSRLLARGRAEAGALLDALTVAPGFEVALGAALGDDLRLPVTDEGLGWRTLSIPDDDPALPEGAAPLGAQVQGAPALSRRLAQIGLVADAASAARMQPHLRPGQRLVTRAGDLFRWDGLALPAGEATSAAALHLQQVNRLKDTIAQAESARTRADAAIAIHETARAALKDATGAETSAREASRAAERALSDSLRAATRADSDLSLAQGRAEAARAERARHAGDAADAARRLAEARAALSALPDRSAAATAVDQAKTAVEAARIATLSRHGALDELRREGEGRLKRLEAIAKDASGWRQRLDQAGTRAAELQARRDVTAAELAGAEVQPAILAQRRAALSQRVAEAEVRLARARAALAAGDAALLAAAGAERDAERAASAGREARATREARADAAREAEAQARARIAEDTDGTPPEALAQTLGDTDAPPPSAQLESDISRLRTQRDVLGPVNLRAEEDKRVLEEERARLAAEKDDLTAAIARLRAGIGSLNREGRERLLAAFDTVNASFGALFTHLFGGGEARLVLVESDDPLEAGLEILAQPPGKKLATLSLLSGGEQTLTALALIFAVFLATPAPICVLDEVDAPLDDANVTRFCDLLDEMTRRTDTRFLIITHHAVTMARMDRLFGVTMVEPGVSQLVSVDLRLAEALVA
- a CDS encoding CidA/LrgA family protein; its protein translation is MVPALVTILCFQLVGEVISRGLDLPLPGPVVGLVLLLGAMRLRPGLAGWLRPVGEGVLAHLSLFFVPAGVGIVAHLPLLREHGLALLVAIVVSTVLALVAGSGAFIFVARLTGQEER
- a CDS encoding LrgB family protein, which gives rise to MNADPALIWAYLSQGPLLWLTATLMGYALGEAAFRAAGRQSWANPVLIAVILLGLLLTVTGTPYATYFEGAQFVHFMLGPATVCLALPMHDNLPQMRAAALPILAGLVAASVVAVVSALAIARAFGLGAEVMASLAPKSTTAPVAIGIAERLGGQPTLTAVLVLLTGILGAIIVTPLFDALGFRDWRARGLAVGTAAHGIGTARAFQVNPTAGAFAGIGMGLNAVLTAIIAPLALRFFG
- a CDS encoding DUF6280 family protein, encoding MRDFVDGSAFNFEQGQRARKLFAAVVLAALDDAIADDKKYGNGAEQIARWARSRDGREVLSCAGIDPNERVVKGLVEFVSKGVRTSVALSREESERRMAAEAEEAEAA
- a CDS encoding EamA family transporter, giving the protein MQGGDRGLVLLVPVLWGLNFPATALMLDHYPPFLAATLRFVLMAIPAILFVPFPQVRLRWLIGTGLGLGVMQFSFLYLGMATGMPAGLASLVLQASAPFTILLAAAFLGERLTPLRLAGIGLAVLGLTIIGTARAQSAALLPMMLTLLAALGWAVGNICSRLARAPKPLHLTMWMSIVPPIPLFLLSLLMEGPRIVPALGGAFTTAAMPANLGLLYIIVFATVLGYGIWNTLMSRYPASEVAPWSMLVPIVGFSSAWVMLGERPRLLELAAGALVIAGVVLASRTAA